In Pedobacter sp. W3I1, one DNA window encodes the following:
- a CDS encoding RagB/SusD family nutrient uptake outer membrane protein, with protein sequence MKKVIIYTLVIVASFCLPSCKKFLNIQPLDKLTGNNYFQSKEDVVANIYDLSRIVFSKINETHYIGAVGEYRSGEVLHESQSDNASSREFVEYLGRNDLLNLIRRGQPWDYYNFDRITNWTSYYRAIQGANILIAKLDEGVPGVTDTEKGQFKAEAAFIRSLCYFTMVRLYGDVVYYTDAFHSTSLPRENFVSVLNKCIADLNSHKNEIPFTYSDPALKGVRASRGSIIALMMEMNMWNAGFDGANASKYYQATAALGKELVASNAYRLLPLSEWSTVIKGRSEESLFEFYQSINYGDAVLNVAPIADMFLHYPYKRPEYTHRVSFAYYRGEYMQKIFQDGSDKRITTWFNEDIFSDNGKFMLLKYAKNSFIVGEEDANPDNTFMIFRYGGELLLAAEALANISEDTEAIKLVNLVRARAGASPYTPSNGDLKEFIFYERSRELIGEGHHYFDLVRTKRILNSQYSYNVLTSDKFSRGAWTWPISPDAVNNNPYMKLNEYWVNGGN encoded by the coding sequence ATGAAAAAAGTTATCATTTACACTTTAGTTATCGTGGCGTCTTTTTGCTTGCCTTCATGTAAAAAGTTTTTAAACATACAGCCTCTTGATAAATTAACGGGAAACAACTATTTCCAGTCTAAAGAAGACGTTGTGGCCAATATTTATGATTTATCGAGGATTGTTTTTAGCAAAATAAACGAAACACATTACATTGGTGCGGTTGGTGAATATAGGTCAGGCGAAGTATTGCACGAAAGCCAGTCAGACAACGCGTCATCGCGTGAATTCGTTGAATATTTAGGCAGAAACGATTTATTAAACCTGATCAGAAGAGGACAGCCATGGGATTACTACAATTTTGATAGAATAACAAATTGGACTAGCTATTATAGGGCCATTCAGGGCGCCAATATCTTGATCGCAAAATTAGATGAGGGCGTACCAGGAGTTACCGATACAGAAAAAGGACAGTTTAAAGCTGAGGCTGCGTTTATTCGCTCACTTTGCTACTTTACCATGGTTAGGTTATATGGAGATGTTGTTTATTATACAGATGCGTTTCATTCTACATCACTACCACGTGAAAATTTCGTATCGGTTCTCAATAAATGTATTGCCGATTTAAATAGTCACAAAAATGAAATTCCATTTACCTATAGCGACCCTGCTTTGAAAGGCGTACGGGCAAGTAGGGGAAGCATTATTGCTTTAATGATGGAAATGAATATGTGGAACGCTGGTTTTGACGGGGCTAACGCCAGCAAATATTATCAAGCTACCGCGGCTTTGGGCAAGGAATTGGTAGCGAGTAACGCCTATCGGTTATTGCCACTTTCAGAGTGGTCAACGGTTATTAAAGGCCGTTCCGAAGAAAGCTTATTTGAGTTTTATCAAAGTATAAACTATGGTGATGCGGTATTGAATGTTGCCCCTATTGCCGATATGTTTTTGCATTACCCATACAAAAGGCCTGAGTATACCCACCGTGTAAGTTTTGCTTACTACAGGGGAGAGTACATGCAGAAAATTTTTCAGGATGGCAGCGATAAAAGGATAACAACCTGGTTTAATGAAGATATTTTTTCAGATAATGGAAAGTTTATGTTGTTAAAATATGCCAAGAACTCTTTTATCGTTGGTGAGGAAGACGCCAATCCTGACAACACTTTTATGATTTTTAGGTATGGTGGAGAACTCCTGCTTGCGGCAGAGGCTCTTGCAAATATAAGTGAAGATACCGAAGCCATAAAACTGGTAAACCTGGTAAGAGCTCGCGCTGGTGCATCTCCATATACGCCTTCAAATGGAGACCTTAAAGAATTTATTTTTTACGAACGTTCAAGGGAATTGATTGGCGAGGGCCATCATTACTTCGATTTGGTAAGAACAAAGAGAATTTTAAATAGTCAATATTCTTACAATGTGCTTACATCAGATAAATTTAGTCGTGGTGCCTGGACCTGGCCTATAAGCCCAGATGCAGTGAACAACAATCCATATATGAAACTGAATGAGTATTGGGTTAATGGTGGTAATTAA
- a CDS encoding DUF4983 domain-containing protein, translating into MMKKYKLLIGLIAAIITTAIFSCNKEFDRTISDKNANDTTTVKFGNRKVLYLVVDGARGQSVLDANTPNIDAILPHAIYSWVGLSDPDATANATNWANMLTGVKKDKHKVTTDALTNNNLQNYPIIFNRIKEVSAKSKIVTYTSSAVFKSLNTGADASSLVADDDAVKAGLISNLTSDTAAVVVGHFTGVNAAGAAAGSGYDISFPAYKTAIEKFDTSVGEILTALKKRPNYNNEQWLVVIASSAGGPYTLPANADDQTIFSQPKANSFVIYYAPTYSKRILTKPFTGNRYLGKTIRFKGEDVRAQVDAADANVYNIDDTTKVTIELKVKKNEDKFFWPSVLGKRNEWSGGHPSVGWVIYLEEDYWYFEWRGTKDGDYHQCRGGSFTKGKWTNLTAKIEVRNGQRFVRTYTNGSFNNELEITGSGSLANSNPLKLGFLNGNGHGVPDVYVSDIRFFKFSVPDGMIGNYACQTSIDQSHPYFNFLVGYWPATDGNGNIMADLSSQAHDFKFQGTYTWENFNDLICPPAPETLAIFVPQTSDIPAQIINWLKIANKQAWGLDGRVWLDQ; encoded by the coding sequence ATGATGAAAAAATATAAATTATTGATTGGCTTAATCGCAGCAATAATCACCACGGCCATATTTTCTTGTAATAAGGAATTCGACAGAACAATTAGCGACAAGAATGCCAACGATACCACAACCGTAAAATTCGGTAACCGTAAGGTGCTCTATTTAGTGGTTGATGGAGCAAGGGGGCAATCGGTATTAGATGCAAATACACCAAATATCGATGCGATTTTGCCGCACGCTATCTATAGTTGGGTAGGTTTAAGCGATCCTGATGCAACTGCAAATGCAACCAATTGGGCAAATATGTTAACCGGGGTTAAAAAAGATAAACATAAAGTTACCACTGATGCATTAACGAATAACAATCTGCAGAATTACCCAATTATCTTCAATAGGATTAAAGAGGTAAGTGCAAAATCGAAAATTGTTACCTATACTTCATCAGCGGTTTTTAAATCGTTAAATACAGGAGCCGATGCGAGTAGCTTGGTGGCAGATGATGATGCCGTTAAAGCAGGCTTAATAAGTAATTTAACAAGCGATACAGCTGCTGTAGTTGTAGGCCACTTTACAGGGGTTAATGCGGCTGGTGCAGCTGCCGGATCTGGGTATGATATTTCTTTCCCAGCCTATAAAACAGCCATCGAAAAATTCGATACTTCGGTAGGTGAAATCTTAACAGCATTAAAAAAACGCCCAAACTATAATAATGAGCAGTGGTTGGTTGTGATCGCATCTAGCGCCGGTGGGCCGTATACATTACCTGCAAATGCCGATGACCAAACCATTTTTAGTCAGCCTAAAGCAAATTCATTTGTAATTTATTATGCACCAACCTACAGCAAACGAATTTTAACAAAGCCATTTACGGGTAACAGGTATTTAGGCAAAACCATCCGTTTTAAAGGAGAAGATGTGAGGGCACAGGTTGATGCTGCTGACGCAAATGTTTACAATATAGATGACACTACAAAAGTGACCATAGAACTTAAGGTTAAAAAGAACGAAGACAAATTTTTCTGGCCGAGTGTTTTAGGTAAACGTAACGAATGGTCTGGTGGCCACCCGAGCGTAGGTTGGGTAATTTATTTAGAAGAAGACTATTGGTATTTTGAGTGGCGAGGTACCAAAGATGGAGATTACCACCAATGTAGGGGGGGGAGTTTTACCAAGGGGAAATGGACAAATTTAACGGCAAAAATAGAGGTGCGTAATGGACAAAGGTTTGTTCGTACCTATACCAATGGTAGCTTTAATAATGAGCTCGAAATTACAGGTTCAGGTTCGTTGGCAAATTCGAATCCTTTAAAATTAGGATTTTTAAACGGAAATGGACACGGAGTACCAGATGTATATGTAAGTGACATCCGCTTTTTTAAATTTTCTGTTCCAGATGGAATGATCGGCAACTATGCCTGTCAAACTTCAATCGATCAAAGTCATCCATATTTTAATTTTCTCGTAGGGTATTGGCCCGCAACGGATGGTAACGGTAATATCATGGCTGATTTAAGTTCTCAGGCGCACGACTTTAAATTTCAGGGAACTTATACCTGGGAGAATTTTAACGATTTAATCTGCCCTCCTGCACCAGAAACACTCGCGATATTTGTTCCGCAAACATCAGATATTCCGGCGCAGATTATAAACTGGTTAAAGATTGCCAATAAACAGGCCTGGGGCCTTGATGGCCGGGTTTGGTTGGATCAATAA
- a CDS encoding SusC/RagA family TonB-linked outer membrane protein, with product MKRNILLYTLLIVCIICGTNAYSQEKNIIVNGRVLDKDTKQGVPGVSVILQSTNKGLTQTNGDGKFSVNVPVGGTLLFKFLGYNTSSVKITDQTNITVNISEDRKDLSEVIIVAYQNRPKETTAGSVTVLTNKDVADVPVSNIETLLQGKVPGLNIQNNTGAPGFRGSVQLRGLSSLSISGSGNDSFLQPTSPLYIIDGVPLDADKAAEFGFQTQGPGVSPLSLIPQEDIENIQILKDAQATSMYGSRGAYGVIIITTKRGNSKVPRIKYVSNFFVNAPPKLRETLGGNSERQLKIQQIILNAQTLNQIRGISNTPFLADSLNAYWNNSTDWQDVFYQTTFNQSHNLAMDGGDQKFNYKANMGYYSEKGVIKNTGYNRYNLNMNMEFKPNDKFRFFGFVNGSVGKQNKGNGAGLLQSGVAANGQASTLLPPPSFYQASGGVLSALQTLNDNNSRNLRANIDARYEFIPGFAASSTLSYDYTSDTETTFTPAAANGQFAKLYDYNGRNFQLYNRNAITYAKTLGEKHNFFINTFNEIYKQGSQSSISRQERIPNDQLQGPIGYDGYYSRGGGVLSSYKNATIASFAGSLSYDYDKKYVAEFSYRLDGTSSSGLENPYSKNSSVGLRWNFNKENWLTDQKWLDYGSVRLTWGQNIVPTGNLQSIYGIYNLNGNYNNTQTIGIDYDLIPNPSLKPTTTSQYNLGFDLGFLNRFSIVVDTYFKKVDNLLFDRVLSNTTGFNKLSSNDLGIANYGTEISLNVKAITSKDFDLSFSINGAYNRDVLLKLPEEYNGQYIRFDGSGYLQHNVFRVGRNTLSNYLRINQGVYGTDADVPVDPVTGKRYQTNNTFFYGGDPILKDVNGDYILDGRDYEITGNSQPLFTGGLSFTLRYKKWGLNMYASYTADRTILNNALADRIAIMRDPFALNAVVPLGDLNIWQAPGDVAKYPYPYDFARYGNIQPLRADQTLWQESGSYLKINNLTLSYMFDKKLISRFGLANLRIFGSTNNLITFSKYSGPNPENVTALGRDISNGYPVPRTYNIGLNLELNTGN from the coding sequence ATGAAAAGAAATATACTTTTATATACATTACTTATTGTATGTATAATATGTGGTACGAATGCCTATTCGCAAGAAAAAAATATTATTGTAAATGGTAGGGTTCTGGATAAAGATACCAAACAGGGGGTGCCAGGCGTATCGGTTATTTTGCAGAGCACAAATAAGGGCTTAACGCAAACCAATGGCGATGGAAAGTTTTCGGTTAACGTACCTGTTGGAGGAACACTTTTATTTAAATTTTTAGGTTACAACACCTCATCAGTTAAAATTACTGATCAAACCAATATTACAGTTAACATTAGCGAAGACCGTAAAGATCTGAGCGAGGTAATTATTGTAGCTTATCAGAATAGGCCGAAAGAAACTACTGCGGGTTCGGTAACCGTGCTAACCAATAAAGATGTAGCCGATGTTCCTGTATCCAATATAGAAACACTTTTACAGGGTAAAGTACCGGGATTAAATATCCAGAACAATACCGGCGCGCCGGGTTTCAGAGGATCGGTTCAGCTTCGTGGTTTGTCGAGTTTAAGTATATCTGGTAGTGGTAACGATTCATTTTTACAACCTACATCACCATTATATATTATTGATGGGGTGCCTTTAGATGCGGATAAAGCAGCAGAGTTTGGTTTTCAAACACAGGGCCCCGGGGTGAGCCCACTTTCGCTAATCCCTCAGGAGGATATCGAAAATATCCAAATCCTGAAAGATGCGCAGGCAACTTCCATGTATGGTTCGAGAGGTGCTTATGGCGTAATCATCATTACTACAAAAAGAGGTAACTCGAAAGTGCCGCGTATTAAATATGTCTCGAACTTTTTCGTTAATGCACCGCCTAAATTACGCGAAACATTAGGTGGTAATTCTGAACGTCAATTAAAGATTCAACAGATTATTTTAAACGCGCAGACCCTTAATCAAATCAGGGGGATTAGCAATACACCTTTCCTTGCCGACAGTTTAAACGCATATTGGAACAATTCCACTGATTGGCAGGATGTGTTTTACCAAACTACCTTTAACCAAAGTCATAACCTGGCTATGGATGGCGGTGATCAAAAGTTCAATTATAAAGCCAATATGGGTTATTATTCTGAAAAAGGCGTAATTAAAAATACAGGTTATAACCGTTACAATTTGAACATGAACATGGAGTTTAAACCGAATGATAAATTTAGATTTTTCGGTTTTGTTAACGGTTCGGTAGGTAAACAAAATAAAGGTAACGGTGCCGGCTTACTTCAATCGGGTGTAGCTGCAAACGGACAGGCATCAACACTATTACCACCTCCGTCGTTTTATCAGGCATCTGGTGGGGTGTTATCTGCTTTGCAAACGCTGAATGATAATAATTCGAGAAACTTAAGAGCGAATATCGATGCCCGTTATGAATTTATACCAGGTTTTGCGGCTTCATCTACCTTAAGTTATGATTATACTTCAGATACTGAAACAACATTTACGCCAGCTGCGGCCAACGGACAGTTTGCCAAACTTTATGATTATAACGGAAGAAACTTCCAGTTATATAATAGAAACGCGATCACTTACGCTAAAACCTTAGGCGAAAAGCATAATTTCTTTATTAACACATTTAACGAAATTTATAAACAAGGTTCACAATCATCCATAAGCAGACAGGAAAGAATTCCAAACGATCAGCTTCAGGGTCCAATCGGTTACGACGGTTATTACTCAAGGGGTGGTGGGGTTTTAAGTAGTTATAAAAATGCAACAATCGCGTCTTTTGCAGGTTCATTATCTTACGATTACGATAAGAAATATGTTGCTGAATTCTCTTACCGTTTAGATGGTACATCATCAAGCGGTTTGGAAAATCCATATTCTAAAAACTCTTCAGTGGGTTTGAGGTGGAATTTTAATAAAGAAAACTGGTTAACAGATCAAAAATGGTTAGATTATGGTAGTGTAAGATTAACATGGGGCCAAAATATTGTACCTACAGGTAATCTTCAAAGTATTTATGGTATTTATAACCTAAATGGAAATTACAACAATACGCAAACCATTGGTATCGACTATGATTTAATTCCAAATCCTTCATTAAAGCCAACTACTACCAGTCAGTACAATCTTGGTTTTGATTTAGGCTTCCTGAACAGATTCTCGATCGTTGTGGATACCTATTTCAAAAAGGTAGATAATTTATTGTTCGATCGTGTTTTATCAAATACCACGGGTTTTAACAAATTATCGAGTAATGATTTGGGTATCGCTAATTACGGTACTGAAATCAGCCTAAATGTAAAGGCCATCACCAGTAAAGATTTTGACTTATCTTTCTCCATAAACGGAGCGTATAACCGAGATGTGCTGTTAAAATTACCAGAAGAGTATAACGGGCAATATATCCGTTTCGATGGCTCTGGTTACCTGCAACACAATGTTTTCCGTGTGGGCAGAAATACCTTATCAAACTATTTAAGAATTAACCAGGGCGTTTATGGTACCGATGCGGATGTGCCAGTAGATCCGGTTACCGGAAAAAGATACCAAACCAATAACACCTTCTTTTACGGGGGAGACCCGATCTTAAAAGATGTAAATGGCGATTATATTCTGGATGGCAGAGATTACGAAATTACCGGAAACTCACAACCGTTGTTTACTGGTGGTTTATCATTTACCCTGCGGTATAAAAAATGGGGCCTAAATATGTACGCAAGTTATACCGCGGATAGAACAATCTTGAATAACGCTCTTGCCGATCGTATTGCCATCATGAGGGATCCTTTTGCCTTAAACGCGGTAGTACCTTTAGGTGATTTGAATATCTGGCAGGCACCTGGCGATGTGGCTAAATACCCATACCCTTACGATTTTGCCCGTTATGGAAATATTCAGCCATTAAGAGCCGATCAAACTTTATGGCAGGAAAGTGGATCCTATCTGAAAATTAACAACTTAACGCTTTCGTACATGTTCGATAAAAAGTTGATAAGCAGATTTGGACTTGCCAATTTAAGGATATTTGGTTCAACGAATAACTTGATTACATTTTCTAAGTACAGTGGTCCAAATCCAGAAAACGTAACTGCATTAGGTCGCGATATTTCTAACGGTTATCCTGTGCCACGTACGTATAACATTGGTTTAAACTTAGAACTTAATACAGGCAACTAA
- a CDS encoding fasciclin domain-containing protein has protein sequence MKKLIFACAALLIFLNACKKDEYYRDGGLADPNFKGNMLQYLQAKTVPFDTVAKIVKLAGLESTFSNEDFTFFAPDDEVIKKTIGTIRTDGLNNFLFYSGKDTVKTLDQISPVIWRRYLQRYMFKGVNRLKDYQQIDFDVRSVYPGGLYYSLAGNISNIGVTYATANNIKYIGYRQLNLTYIPDASKPNDNWYINKVSSSDIKPTNGVVHALAYNDIVGGAFFGFNRNDFFSDVYFSGLAPSDPSK, from the coding sequence ATGAAAAAGCTAATTTTTGCTTGTGCTGCCCTATTGATATTCTTAAATGCTTGTAAAAAAGATGAATATTATCGAGATGGAGGCCTGGCTGATCCTAATTTCAAAGGCAATATGCTTCAATACTTGCAAGCTAAAACGGTACCCTTTGATACTGTGGCCAAAATTGTAAAGCTGGCGGGTTTAGAGAGTACCTTTTCAAATGAGGACTTTACTTTTTTTGCACCTGATGATGAAGTAATCAAAAAAACAATCGGAACAATCAGAACTGATGGATTAAATAATTTCCTTTTTTACTCCGGAAAAGATACCGTTAAAACTTTAGACCAGATTAGTCCGGTAATTTGGAGGAGATATTTGCAACGCTACATGTTTAAAGGGGTGAATAGATTAAAGGACTATCAGCAGATAGATTTTGATGTGAGGAGTGTGTATCCAGGTGGCTTATATTATTCCCTTGCAGGTAATATTTCTAACATAGGGGTAACCTATGCTACCGCAAATAATATCAAATATATTGGATACCGCCAACTCAATTTGACTTATATTCCTGATGCTTCAAAACCAAATGATAATTGGTATATCAATAAGGTATCATCATCTGATATAAAACCCACCAATGGTGTAGTGCATGCCTTGGCCTATAATGATATCGTTGGTGGTGCTTTTTTTGGATTTAACCGGAATGATTTTTTTAGTGATGTATATTTTAGTGGTTTAGCACCTTCTGATCCCTCAAAATAA
- a CDS encoding DUF5007 domain-containing protein, producing MKSIINKYFALLLLAITVCSSCKKIFDLPDEKDYISNNVNFSNKILEPIIGRTNLIGGFNSDNSTNPITFEIVNVRFGDGKPVNDLFTTAPTYVWTAPYTGLEKSLAEIEAKRKIETHSIFEIRSSGEFILWPSATNQILKPRPTDSTNFAQDTRFFDVKVKNTGGERLIRDFQIRPFRERPYEPSNDFNAYTGLPSPDPKFPLDKKLRDYIRPYLNNVIGATSNLNLVSNNDKKDAIVYIRPFTSGGNGHSLRIVVLGKDSLPIDPKFFNETVWDKMIHGFNMQKTDKYVQYDVAYPIPLVEIPTSYARGGSRAKAELSYSRIGFGGTRTVGSFGIDFAIYKAGDWEIVFYFKNENPKFANE from the coding sequence ATGAAATCTATCATAAATAAATATTTTGCGCTCCTTTTACTTGCTATCACTGTTTGCAGTAGCTGTAAAAAGATTTTCGACTTGCCAGATGAGAAAGATTATATCAGCAACAATGTGAATTTTAGCAATAAAATTCTTGAACCCATAATTGGTAGAACCAATCTTATCGGTGGTTTTAATAGTGATAACTCAACCAATCCAATTACGTTTGAAATTGTAAACGTTAGGTTTGGTGATGGAAAACCAGTGAACGATCTTTTTACAACGGCGCCTACTTATGTTTGGACCGCTCCTTACACGGGTTTAGAGAAAAGTCTGGCTGAAATTGAAGCGAAAAGAAAAATTGAAACGCATTCTATATTTGAAATACGTTCATCAGGTGAATTCATTTTGTGGCCTTCGGCAACCAATCAGATATTGAAGCCCCGTCCAACGGATAGTACCAATTTTGCACAGGATACCCGCTTTTTTGATGTGAAGGTTAAAAATACAGGCGGTGAAAGGCTGATCAGAGATTTTCAGATCAGACCTTTCAGAGAGCGCCCATACGAGCCATCGAATGATTTTAACGCCTATACGGGTTTGCCATCTCCTGACCCAAAATTTCCTTTAGATAAAAAATTGAGAGATTATATCCGCCCGTATTTAAATAACGTAATCGGCGCTACTTCTAACTTAAACTTAGTAAGTAACAATGATAAAAAGGATGCGATTGTTTACATCCGTCCATTTACTTCTGGAGGCAACGGACACTCATTGCGGATCGTGGTTTTGGGCAAAGATTCTTTACCGATTGATCCGAAGTTCTTCAATGAAACGGTTTGGGATAAAATGATCCATGGGTTTAATATGCAAAAAACAGATAAGTATGTTCAGTACGATGTTGCTTATCCAATTCCATTGGTAGAAATCCCTACATCTTACGCTAGAGGCGGATCGAGGGCAAAAGCAGAGTTGAGTTACTCCCGGATTGGTTTTGGGGGTACACGTACAGTGGGCAGTTTCGGTATCGATTTCGCTATTTACAAGGCTGGCGACTGGGAAATCGTCTTTTATTTCAAAAATGAGAACCCAAAATTTGCTAACGAATAG
- a CDS encoding RagB/SusD family nutrient uptake outer membrane protein: MIFTRLEDIILLRAEALSVLGDQLGAINELVSVQARRYEEGTGFTFNLGTDDIIKLIFEERHRELLGEGSRWYDLIRYNKIKQNDAKFMNLINSGGIYWPISRRLISQNSLLTQNAYWR, from the coding sequence TTGATTTTTACCCGCCTGGAAGATATTATTCTTTTGCGTGCTGAGGCATTATCCGTTTTGGGCGATCAACTTGGTGCAATAAATGAGTTGGTAAGTGTTCAGGCAAGAAGGTATGAAGAAGGTACCGGATTCACTTTCAATCTCGGTACGGATGATATTATAAAATTAATCTTCGAGGAGCGTCACCGCGAATTGTTGGGCGAAGGCTCAAGATGGTATGATTTGATCCGCTACAACAAGATCAAACAAAACGATGCCAAATTTATGAACCTCATTAATTCTGGCGGAATTTACTGGCCAATATCAAGGAGGCTTATTTCTCAAAATAGTTTATTAACCCAAAATGCTTACTGGCGCTAA
- a CDS encoding discoidin domain-containing protein, producing MHVISADHVFGFNEFVTRLTFVPPPPNLFLEIGGVFSSNRENGGGITSGENSRKVIDGDDHTKFLADLQGELWMRFELKTPAVSSVYTLTSANDANERDPKAWTYEGSMDGTNWVELDRRSNFFFEERYQQKVFRCTNTVAYKFYRVVITELRNSGTFQLAEFTINKTK from the coding sequence GTGCATGTAATCAGTGCCGATCACGTATTTGGTTTTAACGAATTCGTTACCCGGCTAACCTTTGTACCGCCACCACCAAACCTGTTCCTTGAAATTGGCGGTGTATTTTCATCTAACCGCGAAAATGGCGGCGGTATAACCAGTGGAGAAAATTCGAGGAAAGTAATTGATGGTGATGATCACACTAAATTCCTAGCCGACTTACAGGGTGAGTTATGGATGAGGTTTGAACTTAAAACTCCGGCGGTTTCATCGGTATATACCTTAACCTCGGCAAATGATGCCAACGAAAGAGATCCTAAAGCCTGGACATATGAAGGCTCTATGGATGGTACGAATTGGGTAGAATTGGATAGAAGGTCTAACTTCTTCTTTGAAGAAAGATATCAGCAAAAGGTATTTAGATGTACAAACACTGTTGCCTATAAATTTTACCGTGTTGTTATCACCGAATTGAGAAACAGCGGAACATTCCAGTTGGCTGAGTTTACCATAAACAAAACGAAATAG
- a CDS encoding DUF5008 domain-containing protein, producing the protein MKKIKFIFAIITLIAFSFQGCKKADEVLPDPYADAKSPLGVAISQTDIPVPAIGLVGTTVTIKAAGFDKYKDQLSFMFNGEKAEVVSVTATEIKVKVPENGSTGVTSIAIGDQLFIGPTFTVSGLIQIDPTFKAIAGTNGYVSQVYEMLDGRAIVVGRFTNFDNKGGVVPINRIARTSIDGEYDRTFRTGKGANGPLFRVLEIGGRFIIAGSFSGFNQRTENISNITSLFTSGAIDTIKIQTKRKPTLTDTVTQKWFPKFNGGTNGYINRVYAHQGKILATGDFRYYVKRTYDKFNYDFSRDTVILDSTEIRQVLRFNLDGSLDKTFRFNTTTNKGKESGNGNIDSYMHTDAEKLEKLVVFGSFNTFDGQPANRIVRLNPDGNIDPSFTPGSGADNTISSCTYNATTKKYVITGIFSQYNGKPAFGIAVLNDNGTLDETFASKSFEGGFPGFAKQLNNGLIVVSGNFIKYNNVTRNGFMVLTPTGTLAKGYNSTGPFNGGLSDVIETKSADGKKALLLIGEFYRFDNLPLYHIIRVTIE; encoded by the coding sequence ATGAAAAAAATTAAATTTATATTCGCAATAATCACTTTGATTGCTTTTAGTTTTCAAGGATGTAAAAAGGCAGACGAAGTGCTGCCCGATCCTTATGCTGATGCAAAGTCACCCCTGGGTGTGGCCATTTCGCAAACCGATATACCTGTTCCGGCAATCGGACTGGTGGGTACAACTGTAACCATCAAAGCTGCTGGTTTTGATAAATATAAAGATCAGTTAAGCTTTATGTTTAACGGCGAAAAGGCCGAAGTGGTTAGTGTAACTGCCACTGAAATAAAGGTTAAAGTTCCCGAAAATGGAAGTACGGGCGTAACTTCAATCGCCATTGGTGACCAATTATTTATTGGGCCAACTTTTACCGTATCCGGGCTTATTCAAATCGATCCTACTTTTAAAGCGATAGCGGGTACAAATGGTTATGTAAGTCAGGTGTACGAAATGCTTGATGGAAGAGCTATTGTTGTAGGTAGGTTTACCAACTTTGATAACAAAGGCGGGGTGGTTCCAATCAATCGAATTGCCCGAACATCCATTGACGGAGAATACGATCGTACTTTCCGTACCGGAAAAGGGGCGAATGGTCCATTATTTAGGGTTTTGGAAATTGGCGGTCGCTTTATTATTGCGGGTAGTTTTAGCGGATTTAACCAGCGTACCGAAAATATCAGCAACATTACCAGTTTGTTTACTAGTGGAGCAATCGACACCATAAAAATCCAAACCAAAAGAAAGCCAACGCTTACCGATACGGTTACGCAAAAATGGTTCCCAAAATTTAATGGTGGTACCAATGGTTATATCAACCGTGTATATGCCCATCAGGGAAAAATTTTAGCAACAGGCGATTTTAGGTATTATGTAAAAAGAACCTATGATAAGTTTAATTATGATTTTTCCCGAGATACTGTAATACTGGACAGTACAGAAATTCGCCAGGTATTGCGCTTTAATTTAGATGGCAGCCTTGATAAAACTTTCCGTTTTAACACTACTACAAATAAAGGAAAGGAAAGTGGAAATGGAAATATCGATAGTTATATGCATACCGATGCCGAGAAATTGGAAAAACTGGTTGTATTTGGCAGCTTTAATACGTTTGATGGTCAACCGGCCAATCGTATTGTTCGCTTAAATCCTGACGGAAACATCGATCCTTCTTTTACTCCCGGTTCAGGGGCAGATAATACCATAAGTTCATGTACCTATAATGCTACTACAAAAAAATATGTAATCACTGGAATCTTTAGCCAATACAATGGTAAACCAGCATTTGGCATAGCGGTTTTAAATGATAATGGAACTTTAGATGAGACATTTGCTTCCAAATCATTTGAAGGTGGTTTTCCTGGTTTCGCCAAGCAGCTTAATAATGGATTAATTGTAGTGAGCGGCAACTTTATTAAATACAATAACGTTACCAGAAATGGTTTTATGGTGTTAACACCGACAGGAACATTGGCAAAAGGATACAATTCTACAGGTCCTTTTAATGGTGGCTTATCTGATGTGATCGAAACTAAATCTGCAGATGGTAAAAAAGCATTATTGTTAATTGGTGAATTCTATCGTTTTGATAATCTACCATTATATCACATTATCAGGGTAACCATCGAATAG